The genomic interval TGCCACGCGCCGGCCTTGTCCTCCTGTTCTTTTGGAGAATTCTGTGCTTGACTCGGCACACGCGGATGTCGCCGTTTGGGCGCGGGTTCTGCGATGACATTCGATCGGACAGGCCAGTTTTGCCATGAAAGTCGCCACCGGACGTGGATTTTTTGAGCGCTATGGCGCGTCGGCCCGGCAAATTGCGCCGGATATCGGCTGGGCCCTGCTGGAAGCGGACGGCTCGTGGTCAGAGCCGCCCGACGCGTGTGAGCTGATCGTCCTGGCCGGCGATGCCTACACCCGGGCGTTTGTCGACACGGTCTCGGCCCTGCCCGAACCGCGCTGGGCGCACACCGAAGACGCCGGCGTGGACGGGCCTTTTTATGACGCCATGCGCGCCAAGGGCGTGATGCTGACCCACAGCCCGGGGGCCAACGCGCCCGAGGTGGCCGAGTTTGCGCTGAGTTTCATCCTGTGGACGGCCAAGCGGTTGGGTGACTTGCAGGCCCAGCAGCGGGCCCGCGAGTGGCGGCTGCTCGATCTGCAAAGCCTGAGCGACAAGACGCTGCTGGTCATTGGCCTGGGCGCGATCGGCAGTCGCGTTGCGCGCTACGCCAAGGGCTTTGGCATGCGGGTGCTGGGGCTGAGGCAGTCTGCGGCTGCGGTCGAGCAGGTCGACCGGCAGGGGACGCTGGCAGAGCTGGAGACGTTCTTGCCCGAGGCCGATTTTGTGGTGGTGGCGCTACCGCTCACGCCCCAGACCCGGGGACTGATCGGCCGGACACAGCTGGCCCGGATGAAGCCGGGTGCGACCCTGATCAACATTGCCCGTGGGGCGATTGTGGATACCGGAGCGGTCCGCGACGCCCTGGTGGCGGGGCAGCTTGGCCAGGCGTGTCTGGACGTGCTGCCGACCGAGCCGTGGCCAAAAGACGACCCCCTGTGGGAGACACCGAATCTGTTCCTGACCCCGCATAACGCCTGGTCCTCACCCCTGTACGTGCCCCGCGTGGCAGACATCTGGCTGGATAACCTGGGGCGCTATGTGCGGGGTGAGGCGCTGCTGCACCGGGCCTTTTGAGCGCCGCCGCTCTCACAGCTTGTCCATCACCTGGTGGGCGAAATCCTCGATGACCTGGTACTGGGTCTCAAACGACGGCAGCAGCATGAGCTGCTTGAGCCCGGCCTGCTCCAACCCGCGAACCTGATCGATAATCTCCTCCGGGCTGCCGGCCAGACACGTCGATTTGATCAGCTCAGGCGTCACGAATTTGGCCTCTTCGGGCAGCAGATAGGTACAGTGCCCGGCGTGGATGCGCATATGCCGGTGGGTCTCGGGGGTGGCCTCGACCTGGGCGCTGTACTCGTCCCATATCTGGCGCAGGTGGCCCGGCGGGTCGCCGCCGAACTGGCGAATCTTGTCGTACAGGTAGTGGATGGAGGCGATCACAAACGCGCCGCACTCGCGCAGCACGCGCTCGGAGGCGAGGGATTCGCCCGGCCGTAACATCACCACCGTGGTCAGCGAGGCCGTATAAAAGTCGTCGGCCAGGCTCCGCCCGGCGCGCTGGGCTCCGGCCTCGGCGTTTTGCAGGGCGCGGTGCATGAAGCCGGGGTTGGGCGGCACCGACATGACCAGGCCCTCGCCGTACTCCCCGGCCAGAGCCTGGGCCTTGGGACCGAAACCGGACACGTACAGCGGAATCGGTTCCTCGACATTGATGAACTTGTGGTCCTGCATCAAAAACTGGACCGGATGGGTCTGGCCCTGCCAGGTGAAATCGACCTCCTGGCCGCGCAACAGGGCGCGCAGCACCCGCAGGTACTCGGCAAACTCCTTGAGTTTCATCGGCTTGTGACCCATCAGCCGGGTGGCTGTGTTGCCGGTGCCGATGCCCAGGAAGGTCCGGCCCGGAGCCAGCTGGTTGATGGTGGCGATGCTGTTGGCCGTGACCGGCGCCAGGCGGGTGCCGGCAACCGACACCCCGGTTCCAATCTTCATGCGGCGGGTCTGCTGGGCGGCCAGGGCCAGAACCGCGTAACAGTCCGACCAGATCATCTGACTGTCGGCTATCCAGGCGTGCGAGTAGCCCAGGTTCTCGGCGTGGGTGATATAGCCGATCTCGTCGATCTTCGAGGCGGTACAAATCCCAAAATCCATTCTGCCGCTCCTCAGTCACACAGGGCGTCGCTGACGAGTTCGGTGTCGAGGTATTCGGTCAGAGAGTGAATTTTCCCGTCCACAATCCGCCACACCCGGCAGTAGGTATTGTTGTAGTCCTTGCCGGCGTGGGTGCGGGATACGCCGCTGGCCTGCTCGGCGACGTACTCGCCGTCGGCAATCAGATTCTCAATCGTCATGGCGATTGCTCCGCCTTCGAGGCGCTCGCCCAGGATGTTGGTCAGCCCCTGCTCAATCGTGTTTTTGCCCCGAATCGTGCCCGACAGCGGGGTGGAGCCGATCAGGGTGAAGGACACGTCGTCGGCGGCATCGGCCAGAAAGCCGGTCATGTCGCCGCGGCTGAGGGCATCAATGGCTTTTCGGACAACGGCTTTGTTGTGTTCGCTTGACATACGGCCTCCTGTATTATGCAGGCATAGTGCGAGGAGGATGGGATCTTGTCAAGAAACATCGCCGGCTCCCAGCTGGCCGTTTTTGCCGGCTGCGGTCTGGCAACCCTGGTGCTGGGCCTGCTCGACGCCGGGGCGTGGCTCAGTATGCGGGAGTACGGCCTGTTCCAGAACGTCCAGGCCGGGGTGCTGGGTCTGGCGCTGGGCCTGGGCCTGCTGAGCCTGTGGCGGGCCGAGGGCCAGGCGCGCGTGTTCTGGGTCTTTATCCTGGGCTTTGCCTTCTTCTTTGTGTGGCGAGAGCTGGACCTGGACCAGGAGTTTTTCGCTGATCGGATGTTTTCGTGGGCGTATCTGTTTCGGGACAGCGTGCCGCTCAGCACCAAGCTCATCCTCGGCCTGCCCTCAATCGGGCTGAGCCTGGCCTGGGGGGGCTATGTGGCGTGGCGGGCGCCGCTGCTGGTGGCCGGGCTGCGGCACTCTGGCCGGGCCGCCAGCCTGGTATGGGCCGGGCTGACCCTGGCGTGTTTCGGGCTGGGCCAGATCTGGGATAAGGCGACCGCCTTCCAGCGCGATTGGGGGATACGGATCTATGATCGGGCGACTAAAGATCCGTATGTTGAGGAAGCCTTTGAGCTGCTGGGCGCCGTGGCCTTTGTGTTGCTCATCGTGGAGCTGCGGCGGGCTGGGCCTGAACGTTGACCAGCCCGATCCCGCTCAGAATGAGGACGCCGCCCCCGCCCTGTAGCCACGACACCGACTCGCCGAGCCATAGCCAGGCCAGCAGGGAGGCGCCTACCGGTTCGGCCAGCAGGACGACGGCGACGATGGTGGGCGACAGGTAGGCCAGCGCCCAGTTCACAACCGTATGGCCGATGAGCTGGGGACCGAGGCCCAGCAGCAACAGGATCAGATAGGCCGAGCCGGCATAGCCGAGGATGGACACCGGGCTGAGCAGACACACCGCCCACAGGCATAGCGCCGCGCTGGCGTACACCAGACCGGCGTACAGCGGCAGCGGAACGCTGGGTCGGACCAGCCGTCCACACACCAGATAGGCTGCCATCATGACCGCCCCTCCCAGGGCCAGCAGGTCACCGTACAGGGCCTGCGGCGGGCTGAGCTGAAAATCGTTCCAGGCGATGCACACGCTGCCGCCTATG from Desulfurellaceae bacterium carries:
- a CDS encoding D-2-hydroxyacid dehydrogenase produces the protein MKVATGRGFFERYGASARQIAPDIGWALLEADGSWSEPPDACELIVLAGDAYTRAFVDTVSALPEPRWAHTEDAGVDGPFYDAMRAKGVMLTHSPGANAPEVAEFALSFILWTAKRLGDLQAQQRAREWRLLDLQSLSDKTLLVIGLGAIGSRVARYAKGFGMRVLGLRQSAAAVEQVDRQGTLAELETFLPEADFVVVALPLTPQTRGLIGRTQLARMKPGATLINIARGAIVDTGAVRDALVAGQLGQACLDVLPTEPWPKDDPLWETPNLFLTPHNAWSSPLYVPRVADIWLDNLGRYVRGEALLHRAF
- a CDS encoding LLM class flavin-dependent oxidoreductase gives rise to the protein MDFGICTASKIDEIGYITHAENLGYSHAWIADSQMIWSDCYAVLALAAQQTRRMKIGTGVSVAGTRLAPVTANSIATINQLAPGRTFLGIGTGNTATRLMGHKPMKLKEFAEYLRVLRALLRGQEVDFTWQGQTHPVQFLMQDHKFINVEEPIPLYVSGFGPKAQALAGEYGEGLVMSVPPNPGFMHRALQNAEAGAQRAGRSLADDFYTASLTTVVMLRPGESLASERVLRECGAFVIASIHYLYDKIRQFGGDPPGHLRQIWDEYSAQVEATPETHRHMRIHAGHCTYLLPEEAKFVTPELIKSTCLAGSPEEIIDQVRGLEQAGLKQLMLLPSFETQYQVIEDFAHQVMDKL
- a CDS encoding nuclear transport factor 2 family protein; this translates as MSSEHNKAVVRKAIDALSRGDMTGFLADAADDVSFTLIGSTPLSGTIRGKNTIEQGLTNILGERLEGGAIAMTIENLIADGEYVAEQASGVSRTHAGKDYNNTYCRVWRIVDGKIHSLTEYLDTELVSDALCD
- a CDS encoding DMT family transporter, which codes for MHFFNTSPGRLVLLSIGVATISTAAPLIKLIPEVPSVLVAASRLGFASLILLPLGWRHRHAVGRQRPALVLAAGLCLALHFVSWIASLRYTSVASSVILVTLTPLLLVPAGYLMWGERLTRRLGLGIGLAIGGSVCIAWNDFQLSPPQALYGDLLALGGAVMMAAYLVCGRLVRPSVPLPLYAGLVYASAALCLWAVCLLSPVSILGYAGSAYLILLLLGLGPQLIGHTVVNWALAYLSPTIVAVVLLAEPVGASLLAWLWLGESVSWLQGGGGVLILSGIGLVNVQAQPAAAPR